The Desulfobacterales bacterium genome has a segment encoding these proteins:
- a CDS encoding pyruvate carboxylase subunit B, whose translation MSEIQVKMTAMDYSPDRPKAANPIKIEDLTFRDGHQSLFATRGRTEDMIPVAEQMDEIGYWALETWGGASFDTMHRFLNEDPWERLRTLKKYVKKTPFSMLLRAQNLVGYRNYADDTAKAFVERAAENGMDIFRTFDALNDYRNFETVVPAIKAAGKHFQGCICYTLTEARLGGEVYNLDYYIQRAKALEAMGADSICIKDMAGLIAPYDAFNLITALKKTVKPPIHLHSHTTSGMSQMAQLKAIEAGVDIVDTCMAPYAGRTSHPAIEPLVMSLLGTNRDTGFDIRKLVAIDVILERDIVPKYMHILDDTKLSTIDINVLLHQTPGGMLSNLVNQLREMNALDRLDDVFKELPRVRKDLGQVPLVTPTSQIVGIQTVNNVLFDTPEERYKMITGQVKDLVYGMYGKTATPINPEVQKKALKGYVRGEEPITCRPAQIIEPELDAAKAEIGDLAKDIDDLILYAIYPVTGKKFLKWKYGKEAVPEEVKPRSIEAARKMLDLMVKAKKDQVVEKKDPPAMGEGARTFNVYVDDEYFEVGVEEVGGAPVISYAAPAARPAAAAPAAAAKPAAKKAAPKVAAVDGTALTAPMPGMIIKYEVKEGDSVKEGDTIVVLEAMKMENPLKASCSGTIKSIPFDSGDSVAKDDVLAVIG comes from the coding sequence ATGAGCGAAATCCAAGTAAAAATGACGGCAATGGATTACAGCCCCGACAGGCCGAAGGCAGCAAACCCGATTAAAATTGAGGATCTGACCTTTCGTGACGGTCATCAATCTCTGTTTGCCACAAGGGGTCGGACCGAAGATATGATTCCGGTTGCCGAACAGATGGATGAAATTGGTTACTGGGCACTGGAAACCTGGGGGGGGGCTTCCTTCGATACCATGCATCGCTTCCTGAATGAAGATCCGTGGGAAAGGCTCAGAACTCTGAAAAAATACGTTAAGAAAACTCCTTTCTCCATGCTGCTCAGAGCCCAGAACCTTGTCGGATACCGCAATTATGCTGACGATACGGCCAAGGCGTTTGTTGAAAGAGCCGCTGAAAATGGAATGGACATTTTCAGAACGTTTGATGCTCTGAATGATTATCGAAATTTTGAAACGGTTGTTCCGGCTATCAAAGCCGCGGGCAAACATTTTCAGGGCTGCATCTGCTATACCCTGACCGAAGCCCGGCTGGGCGGAGAAGTTTATAATCTGGATTATTATATTCAGAGGGCCAAAGCTCTGGAAGCCATGGGCGCCGACAGTATCTGCATCAAGGACATGGCGGGTCTGATTGCACCGTATGATGCGTTCAACCTGATCACCGCCCTGAAAAAAACGGTAAAGCCCCCGATTCACCTGCACAGTCATACCACATCCGGTATGTCTCAGATGGCTCAGCTCAAGGCCATTGAAGCCGGCGTGGATATCGTTGATACCTGTATGGCCCCGTATGCAGGCCGTACGTCCCATCCGGCGATTGAACCTCTGGTCATGAGCCTTCTGGGAACCAACCGTGACACCGGCTTTGATATCCGCAAGCTGGTTGCCATCGATGTGATTCTCGAAAGAGATATCGTTCCCAAGTATATGCACATCCTGGATGACACCAAACTGTCAACCATCGACATCAACGTTCTGCTGCATCAGACCCCGGGCGGGATGCTCTCCAACCTGGTTAATCAGCTCAGAGAAATGAACGCCCTTGACCGGCTCGACGATGTGTTCAAGGAACTGCCGAGAGTCCGGAAAGATCTGGGCCAGGTGCCGCTGGTAACACCGACCAGTCAGATCGTGGGTATTCAGACCGTGAACAACGTACTGTTCGACACCCCGGAAGAACGCTACAAGATGATTACCGGTCAGGTCAAAGATCTGGTCTACGGCATGTACGGGAAAACAGCCACTCCGATCAATCCGGAAGTACAGAAAAAAGCCCTCAAGGGCTATGTGAGAGGCGAAGAGCCGATCACCTGCCGTCCGGCTCAAATCATTGAGCCCGAACTCGATGCGGCCAAGGCTGAAATCGGCGATCTGGCCAAAGATATCGATGATCTGATTCTCTATGCCATTTACCCTGTAACCGGTAAAAAGTTTTTGAAATGGAAATACGGCAAGGAAGCTGTACCGGAAGAAGTTAAACCCAGATCGATTGAAGCTGCCCGCAAGATGCTGGATCTGATGGTAAAAGCCAAAAAAGATCAGGTGGTCGAGAAAAAAGATCCACCCGCAATGGGAGAGGGGGCACGTACCTTCAACGTATATGTGGATGACGAATACTTTGAAGTGGGGGTGGAAGAAGTCGGCGGCGCTCCGGTCATCAGCTATGCTGCTCCGGCTGCCAGACCCGCTGCGGCTGCTCCGGCTGCGGCTGCCAAACCGGCCGCCAAGAAAGCTGCCCCGAAAGTTGCCGCTGTTGATGGAACGGCACTGACCGCTCCGATGCCCGGCATGATCATTAAATACGAGGTCAAAGAAGGTGACAGCGTCAAAGAAGGCGATACGATTGTCGTTCTCGAAGCCATGAAGATGGAAAATCCGCTGAAAGCGTCCTGCAGCGGAACAATTAAATCCATCCCCTTTGATTCCGGAGATTCTGTTGCCAAAGACGATGTGCTTGCGGTTATCGGATAG
- the sucC gene encoding ADP-forming succinate--CoA ligase subunit beta, whose translation MKIHEYQSKELFRKYGVPVPNGGPAFSVEEAVKLAESLGGYPVVVKAQIHAGGRGKGGGVKLAKNKAEAEKYASQILGMTLITKQTGPQGKLVKRLLVEAGCDIKKELYLSILPDRGSAKICIMASEAGGMNIEEVAAETPEKLIKVFVDPLNGIQGYHALQAAYGLNLPQAAIKPFTKMLNGLYKLCVETDCSLVEINPLVLTGKDEIIAIDAKINFDDNAMFRHPDIKAYRDLDEEDPLELEASKYDLNYINLDGNVGNMVNGAGLAMATMDLINLAGASPANFLDVGGSASAEQVENGFRIILSDDKVKGILINIFGGILRCDILAEGVVQAAKKIGLQVPVVVRMEGTNVEKGRKILADSGLNLVTAVDLKDAAKKITQLVA comes from the coding sequence ATGAAAATTCATGAGTATCAGTCGAAAGAGTTGTTCAGAAAATACGGCGTTCCAGTGCCCAACGGCGGCCCGGCTTTCAGTGTCGAAGAAGCGGTAAAACTGGCAGAATCCCTGGGGGGATATCCGGTAGTTGTTAAAGCTCAGATTCATGCCGGTGGCCGTGGAAAAGGCGGCGGAGTGAAACTGGCAAAAAACAAAGCTGAAGCTGAAAAATATGCCAGCCAGATTCTTGGAATGACCCTGATTACCAAACAGACCGGGCCCCAGGGCAAACTGGTGAAACGGCTGTTGGTTGAGGCTGGCTGTGATATTAAAAAAGAACTTTATCTGAGTATCCTTCCGGACCGAGGGTCGGCTAAGATATGCATCATGGCCAGCGAGGCCGGTGGTATGAACATCGAAGAAGTTGCTGCCGAAACCCCTGAAAAACTGATCAAGGTTTTTGTCGATCCTCTGAATGGTATCCAGGGCTATCATGCACTTCAGGCGGCCTACGGATTAAACCTTCCGCAAGCAGCAATTAAACCGTTTACCAAGATGCTGAATGGTTTGTATAAATTATGCGTGGAAACAGACTGCTCACTGGTAGAAATCAATCCCCTGGTTCTCACCGGAAAAGATGAAATTATCGCGATTGATGCAAAAATAAATTTTGACGACAATGCAATGTTCCGCCATCCCGATATTAAAGCATACCGTGACCTGGATGAGGAAGATCCGCTGGAACTTGAGGCATCCAAATATGACCTCAATTACATCAACCTTGACGGCAACGTCGGGAATATGGTTAACGGCGCTGGTCTGGCCATGGCTACCATGGACCTTATCAATCTGGCAGGAGCCTCACCTGCCAACTTCCTGGATGTAGGGGGAAGCGCAAGTGCGGAGCAGGTTGAAAACGGATTCAGAATTATTCTCAGCGATGACAAGGTAAAGGGAATTCTGATTAATATTTTTGGTGGTATTCTTCGCTGCGATATTCTGGCAGAAGGCGTTGTTCAGGCTGCTAAAAAGATTGGCCTCCAAGTACCGGTCGTTGTCCGTATGGAAGGAACCAATGTAGAAAAAGGTCGTAAAATCCTCGCCGATTCGGGCCTGAATCTCGTTACAGCCGTGGATTTGAAGGATGCAGCCAAGAAGATCACGCAACTTGTAGCATAA
- the sucD gene encoding succinate--CoA ligase subunit alpha: MSIFVNKNTKVVVQGITGKEGMFHARQCIAYGTNVVAGVTPGKGGQKMDDVPVFNTVADAAAKAGANASLIFVPPPFCAAAILEAIDAEMGIVVAITEGIPVMDMMKVKNYLKGKKTRLIGPNCPGIITPGECKMGIQPGAMHKPGGPIGVISRSGTLTYEVVHQLSQQGIGQTTVIGIGGDPVNGTNFIDCLDAFSKDPETKGIVMVGEIGGSAEEEAAQFIKENLPNTPVIGFIAGLTAPPGRRMGHAGAIISGGSGTAEGKISAMKAVGIHVAQNLGEIGDIAAKVFKF; this comes from the coding sequence GTGAGCATATTTGTCAATAAGAATACAAAAGTGGTGGTCCAAGGTATAACGGGTAAAGAAGGGATGTTTCATGCAAGACAGTGCATCGCCTACGGGACGAATGTAGTGGCCGGTGTGACCCCGGGCAAAGGTGGCCAGAAGATGGATGACGTTCCGGTTTTCAATACGGTTGCGGACGCCGCCGCTAAAGCCGGTGCGAACGCCAGTTTGATTTTTGTACCGCCGCCATTTTGTGCTGCCGCAATTCTGGAAGCCATTGATGCTGAAATGGGTATTGTCGTTGCTATCACCGAAGGCATTCCGGTTATGGACATGATGAAGGTTAAAAATTACCTGAAAGGTAAAAAAACCCGTCTCATCGGCCCCAACTGCCCGGGTATCATTACGCCCGGTGAATGTAAAATGGGTATCCAGCCCGGTGCCATGCACAAACCCGGTGGACCGATCGGTGTTATATCCCGTTCCGGAACCCTGACCTATGAAGTCGTCCATCAGCTGAGCCAGCAGGGCATCGGCCAGACAACCGTTATTGGTATTGGTGGCGACCCGGTCAACGGCACGAATTTTATTGATTGTCTGGATGCGTTTTCCAAAGATCCCGAAACCAAGGGTATTGTCATGGTTGGTGAAATCGGCGGATCTGCTGAGGAAGAAGCCGCTCAGTTTATTAAGGAAAATCTTCCGAATACGCCGGTTATCGGTTTTATCGCCGGTTTGACGGCGCCTCCGGGACGACGGATGGGCCATGCTGGCGCAATCATCAGCGGTGGCAGCGGAACAGCTGAAGGCAAGATTTCGGCCATGAAGGCCGTTGGTATTCATGTCGCACAGAATCTTGGTGAAATCGGCGATATCGCGGCTAAGGTTTTCAAGTTCTAA
- the hypB gene encoding hydrogenase nickel incorporation protein HypB produces the protein MEIKVVKKVLDVNDTFAAENRKWFEANHVFVLNMMSSPGSGKTSILEKSLSRLGSEVRCGVIVGDICTTNDADRLVSIDTPVVQINTDEFGGDCHLSAHVIRKAAEQFDLDKIDLLIVENIGNLVCPAEFDIGEDARAVVLSVTEGEDKPLKYPLMFRVCDVALLNKIDLLPYLIYDRQLVADNIRQIHSDMPVFEVSAQTGDGLAEWIVWLQSKVYGKKGCHRSSPSER, from the coding sequence ATGGAAATAAAAGTCGTTAAAAAAGTACTGGATGTCAATGATACCTTTGCAGCAGAAAACAGAAAATGGTTTGAGGCCAATCATGTATTTGTTTTGAATATGATGAGTTCTCCGGGGTCTGGAAAAACCAGCATTCTTGAAAAGAGCCTTAGCAGGCTTGGATCAGAAGTCCGCTGCGGTGTTATTGTCGGAGATATTTGTACAACAAACGATGCGGACAGGCTTGTGTCGATCGATACGCCCGTTGTGCAAATCAACACAGATGAGTTTGGCGGTGATTGCCATCTGTCCGCGCATGTGATCCGGAAGGCAGCCGAACAGTTTGATCTGGATAAAATAGATTTGCTGATTGTTGAAAATATCGGCAACTTGGTATGCCCTGCCGAATTTGATATCGGAGAGGATGCCAGGGCCGTCGTGTTGAGCGTTACGGAGGGGGAAGACAAACCCTTGAAATATCCCCTTATGTTTCGGGTTTGTGACGTGGCGCTTCTAAATAAAATTGACCTGTTGCCGTATCTGATCTACGACAGGCAGCTGGTGGCTGACAATATCAGGCAAATCCATTCAGATATGCCGGTGTTTGAAGTATCCGCACAAACCGGAGACGGATTGGCTGAATGGATTGTATGGCTGCAGTCCAAGGTGTACGGGAAAAAAGGATGCCACCGGAGCTCACCGTCAGAGCGTTAA
- the nifS gene encoding cysteine desulfurase NifS, whose amino-acid sequence MKVIYLDNNATTRVSAEVLEEMLPYFSDFYGNPSSMHRFGGNVARTIRQAREKIAALIGAHPEEIILTSCGTESDSTAIWAAIESNPDKKHIITSKVEHPAVKNLCEHLAKQKGYRVTFVPVDRLGILDLNYLYDHLSDDTAIVSIMWANNETGVIFPVEEISLIVKNRGIVFHTDAVQAVGKIPIDLQNSGIDLLSIAGHKLHGPKGIGALYIRKGTKFSPFLIGGHQERGRRGGTENVSSIIGLGKACELAGQHIDEENTRIRKLRDRLESELIKRIPNTRINGTLDHRLPNTTSLGFDSVEGEAILLMMDELGICASSGSACTSGSLEPSHVLRAMGIPFTSAHGSIRFSLSIYNTEEEINFVIDQLPGIIIRLREMSPFWK is encoded by the coding sequence ATGAAGGTCATCTATCTGGATAATAACGCAACCACCCGCGTTTCGGCTGAAGTCCTTGAAGAAATGCTCCCCTATTTCAGTGACTTTTACGGAAATCCGTCCAGTATGCACCGTTTCGGCGGGAATGTGGCCCGAACGATTCGTCAGGCGCGGGAGAAAATCGCTGCGCTTATAGGTGCCCATCCGGAAGAAATCATATTGACCAGCTGCGGTACAGAAAGTGACAGCACGGCCATATGGGCTGCCATTGAATCCAATCCGGATAAAAAGCACATCATTACGAGCAAGGTGGAACACCCGGCCGTCAAAAACCTTTGTGAGCATCTGGCCAAGCAGAAAGGATACCGGGTCACCTTTGTCCCGGTGGACCGTCTGGGCATTCTGGACCTGAATTACCTTTATGACCACCTGTCGGACGATACGGCCATTGTCAGTATCATGTGGGCCAACAATGAAACCGGGGTAATCTTTCCGGTCGAGGAGATTTCCCTGATTGTCAAAAACCGGGGCATTGTATTTCATACCGATGCGGTTCAGGCCGTTGGTAAGATTCCGATCGATCTCCAGAACTCTGGCATTGATCTATTGTCTATTGCCGGGCATAAACTTCATGGCCCCAAGGGCATCGGAGCGCTGTATATCCGGAAAGGAACAAAGTTTTCACCCTTTCTAATTGGCGGCCATCAGGAACGGGGGCGAAGAGGCGGGACTGAAAATGTCTCATCCATTATCGGTCTTGGTAAAGCATGCGAGCTGGCCGGCCAGCATATCGACGAAGAAAACACCCGCATCAGGAAATTAAGGGACAGACTCGAATCTGAACTGATCAAACGGATTCCGAACACCCGGATTAACGGGACCCTGGATCACCGGCTCCCTAATACCACCAGTCTCGGGTTTGATTCTGTGGAAGGTGAGGCAATTTTGCTGATGATGGATGAACTGGGTATTTGCGCATCATCCGGCTCCGCCTGCACGTCCGGTTCTCTGGAACCGTCCCATGTACTCCGGGCAATGGGAATACCCTTCACATCCGCCCATGGCTCCATCCGTTTCAGTCTCAGTATCTATAATACAGAAGAAGAAATCAATTTCGTCATCGATCAACTGCCGGGGATTATTATCCGGCTCAGGGAGATGTCCCCGTTCTGGAAATAA
- the nifU gene encoding Fe-S cluster assembly protein NifU: MWEYTDKVKDHFLNPRNVGVIENADGVGEVGSLACGDALTLYFKLDANKRIADAKFQTFGCASAIASSSAMTEMIKGKTLEEAKKITNEDIARYLGGLPKEKMHCSVLGRDALEKAIANYHGQSEEKITGEIVCECFGITDHEIERAVRENHLTSIEEVTDYVKAGGGCGKCHEQIQAIINSVLGPTHPVPKKPSTLTNIQKIKLIESTLEREIRPSLQKDGGDIELIDVEGNTVLVKLRGACATCQISQVTLKHYVEKKLRELVTPELVIVEVQS; this comes from the coding sequence ATGTGGGAATATACAGATAAAGTAAAAGATCATTTTCTCAATCCCAGAAATGTCGGCGTTATAGAGAATGCCGACGGGGTAGGTGAGGTTGGATCCCTGGCCTGCGGCGATGCACTGACGCTTTATTTTAAACTGGATGCAAATAAACGCATTGCTGATGCCAAATTCCAGACGTTTGGATGCGCAAGCGCCATTGCCTCATCTTCGGCCATGACCGAAATGATCAAAGGCAAAACGCTCGAAGAGGCGAAAAAAATTACAAATGAGGATATTGCCCGCTATCTGGGGGGCCTGCCCAAGGAAAAAATGCATTGTTCCGTGCTGGGTCGGGATGCTTTGGAAAAAGCCATCGCAAATTATCACGGCCAGAGCGAAGAAAAAATAACGGGAGAGATTGTCTGCGAATGCTTTGGTATCACCGATCATGAAATCGAACGGGCGGTAAGGGAAAACCATCTTACATCCATTGAAGAAGTCACCGATTATGTCAAAGCAGGAGGCGGTTGCGGAAAATGCCACGAACAGATTCAGGCAATCATCAATTCCGTTCTGGGCCCGACACATCCAGTGCCTAAAAAGCCGTCGACACTGACAAATATCCAAAAAATAAAGCTCATCGAAAGTACATTGGAACGTGAAATTCGCCCCTCACTTCAAAAGGATGGCGGAGATATTGAGCTGATTGACGTGGAAGGCAACACGGTCCTGGTAAAACTCCGGGGCGCATGTGCCACCTGCCAGATATCTCAGGTAACATTAAAACATTATGTGGAGAAAAAACTCAGGGAGCTGGTTACCCCTGAACTGGTAATCGTGGAGGTGCAGTCATGA
- a CDS encoding zinc ribbon domain-containing protein, whose translation MPIYEYACENCGHSFEKLIFRRTDDIVKCPKCGSDKVRKLISPVKTASTSGTSTCSTGSRKGFS comes from the coding sequence ATGCCAATTTATGAGTATGCCTGTGAAAATTGCGGGCATTCTTTCGAAAAACTGATTTTCAGACGCACGGACGATATCGTTAAATGCCCGAAATGCGGCAGCGACAAGGTAAGGAAACTGATAAGCCCTGTAAAAACAGCCAGCACATCGGGCACCAGTACTTGTTCCACAGGCTCTCGGAAAGGATTTTCCTGA
- the amrB gene encoding AmmeMemoRadiSam system protein B: MKARKAIFAGSWYPESASECENAIIRFLKKTEVQVASGIKLTGGIVPHAGWYFSGNIACSVIHALSSGIKPDAIVVYGMHLHPASPFYIMTEGAWETPFGEVFVEEDIAKEIAGRFVFDTTSHFSHDNTIELQMPFIRYFFEDVKIIPIGVPPVAASLEIGKSVAQVASRLGVTIKVIGSTDLTHYGMNYGFFPKGTGPAAVKWVQQENDQKIIDAIVSMDPGRVIREALESQNACCAGAAATAIVTAKAIGADRAQCIAYASSYDKSPGESFVGYAGILF, translated from the coding sequence GTGAAAGCCAGGAAAGCCATCTTTGCGGGAAGCTGGTATCCCGAAAGCGCGTCGGAATGTGAAAATGCGATTATCCGGTTTTTGAAAAAAACTGAAGTGCAGGTGGCGTCAGGAATCAAACTGACAGGGGGTATTGTGCCACATGCAGGCTGGTATTTTTCCGGAAATATTGCCTGCAGTGTTATTCATGCCCTCAGCAGCGGGATAAAGCCGGATGCCATTGTTGTTTATGGAATGCATCTTCATCCGGCCTCACCGTTTTATATTATGACGGAAGGGGCATGGGAAACGCCTTTTGGGGAGGTTTTTGTTGAGGAAGATATTGCAAAAGAGATTGCCGGCAGGTTTGTATTTGATACGACCAGCCACTTCAGCCATGATAATACCATTGAACTTCAAATGCCCTTTATTCGATATTTTTTTGAAGATGTGAAAATTATTCCCATTGGTGTGCCGCCGGTAGCAGCATCTCTGGAAATCGGAAAATCAGTGGCGCAGGTTGCTTCCAGACTGGGGGTAACGATCAAGGTCATCGGGTCGACCGATCTGACACATTACGGAATGAATTACGGATTTTTCCCGAAAGGGACGGGGCCTGCCGCCGTCAAGTGGGTCCAGCAGGAAAATGATCAAAAAATTATTGATGCCATTGTTTCAATGGATCCCGGACGGGTGATCCGTGAGGCCCTTGAAAGTCAGAACGCCTGCTGCGCCGGAGCTGCCGCTACAGCGATTGTTACCGCAAAAGCGATAGGAGCCGATCGGGCGCAGTGTATTGCCTATGCCAGCAGTTATGATAAAAGTCCGGGGGAAAGTTTTGTCGGTTATGCAGGGATACTGTTTTAG
- the selD gene encoding selenide, water dikinase SelD: MKLPISIRLTETVTSAGUASKLPPGALDKALCGLDIPTDSNVIVGLDRADDAGVYKITEDIAMIQTVDFFTPVVDDPYWFGQIAAANALSDVYAMGGIPKTAMNLVAFPLKQMDLSILRQILQGGIDKLKEAEVVLIGGHSVEDRELKYGLSVTGFIHPDQVLTKKNLKAGDLLILTKPLGTGIINTAIKGGMASNDLIERVTRLMAMLNRNAAEIMTNYPVHACTDITGFGLLGHLAEMVIHSGMGIRLFSDRIPMLEEAIEFAAMGLVPGGAFENRKFRQSMIDFPATLTPAVQDVLFDPQTSGGLLICVDKTSADKLLDDLNKHALDHSSIIGEVSAEIGEKIVVL, from the coding sequence ATGAAATTACCTATATCCATTCGGCTGACCGAAACCGTTACCTCCGCGGGTTGAGCGTCAAAACTACCTCCAGGGGCCCTGGATAAGGCACTTTGCGGACTCGATATTCCAACGGATTCAAATGTTATCGTCGGCCTGGATCGAGCCGATGATGCCGGCGTTTATAAAATTACTGAAGACATTGCAATGATTCAGACCGTCGATTTTTTCACACCGGTGGTTGACGATCCCTACTGGTTTGGTCAGATCGCCGCAGCAAACGCCCTGAGCGATGTCTATGCCATGGGAGGCATTCCAAAAACCGCCATGAACCTGGTTGCATTCCCCTTAAAGCAGATGGATCTGTCTATTCTCCGGCAAATCCTCCAGGGCGGAATCGACAAGCTGAAAGAAGCTGAAGTCGTTCTGATAGGCGGGCACAGTGTGGAAGACAGAGAATTGAAATATGGTTTGTCGGTTACGGGATTTATTCATCCCGATCAGGTTTTGACAAAAAAAAATCTGAAGGCAGGTGATCTGCTGATTCTTACCAAGCCGCTGGGTACCGGTATCATCAATACCGCCATCAAAGGGGGAATGGCCAGTAACGATCTCATCGAAAGGGTTACCCGGCTGATGGCCATGTTAAACCGCAATGCAGCGGAAATTATGACGAATTATCCGGTTCATGCCTGTACAGACATAACTGGATTCGGTCTTCTGGGACATCTTGCTGAGATGGTGATCCATTCCGGCATGGGAATCAGACTGTTTTCCGACCGCATTCCGATGCTCGAAGAAGCCATCGAGTTTGCCGCCATGGGACTTGTCCCCGGCGGTGCCTTCGAGAACCGAAAATTCAGGCAGTCGATGATCGATTTCCCGGCGACCCTGACCCCAGCGGTTCAGGATGTATTGTTCGATCCCCAGACATCCGGCGGGCTGCTGATCTGCGTGGACAAAACATCAGCGGATAAGCTGCTTGATGATTTAAACAAACACGCCTTAGACCATTCTTCCATTATTGGAGAAGTATCCGCTGAAATTGGCGAAAAGATTGTAGTGTTATAG
- a CDS encoding TrkH family potassium uptake protein — protein MKLIKEMHPAAIVLTSYLIAVVVGTCFLLIPFATVSGHISVVDALFTATSAVCVTGLIVVDTGTCFSGFGQAVILVLIQLGGLGIMTVSVTVFQLVGRSISFRYRMIIQEGFSPAPRQDIYQLLKAIFLFTLAAEATGTVLLFGHWIGEYPWPTALYMAVFHSISAFCNAGFSLLSTSFIEYRSMPVLNLTICALIVLGGIGFPVVYDIYHKIRYRDKRVRLSVQTKTVLITTVLLIGIGMIVFGVVERHITLKDASISEWFLVSLFQSVSCRTAGFNTVEISLLSNSTLTLMIFLMFIGASPGSCGGGIKTTTLAVLGRFTWSRMRRQIRVNMFKKSIPSEVVTRSISLVIISVFLISVFLFLLLVTHQSRLPHQATAGQFLTFLFETVSAFGTVGLTMGATAQLNTWGKIFIFFMMLIGRVGVLTFSYIIAGSEPKNGVEYAEESIMIG, from the coding sequence ATGAAGTTGATTAAGGAAATGCACCCGGCCGCTATTGTGTTGACAAGCTACCTGATTGCCGTTGTCGTGGGCACATGTTTTTTGTTGATTCCGTTTGCAACGGTATCCGGGCATATTTCTGTAGTGGATGCACTGTTTACCGCTACTTCGGCTGTATGTGTCACCGGGTTGATCGTGGTGGATACGGGGACCTGCTTTTCCGGTTTTGGGCAGGCTGTGATTCTGGTATTGATACAGCTGGGTGGATTGGGCATTATGACGGTATCTGTCACCGTTTTTCAACTGGTCGGGCGAAGCATATCTTTCAGATACCGGATGATCATACAGGAAGGGTTCAGTCCTGCGCCAAGACAAGATATTTATCAGCTGCTCAAAGCCATCTTTTTGTTCACGCTGGCTGCGGAGGCCACGGGGACAGTTTTGTTGTTTGGGCACTGGATCGGTGAGTATCCGTGGCCAACAGCGCTTTACATGGCGGTTTTTCATTCAATCTCAGCATTCTGTAACGCCGGATTTTCCCTGTTGAGTACCAGCTTTATCGAGTACCGGTCCATGCCGGTCCTGAACCTGACGATCTGCGCGTTAATCGTACTGGGGGGAATAGGGTTTCCCGTCGTCTATGATATCTATCATAAAATCCGGTACCGTGATAAGCGGGTCAGATTATCGGTTCAGACCAAAACCGTGTTAATTACGACGGTTTTGCTTATCGGTATCGGCATGATTGTTTTTGGCGTTGTTGAACGACATATTACGCTGAAAGATGCGAGTATCTCAGAATGGTTTCTGGTCTCGCTGTTTCAGTCTGTGAGCTGCCGTACAGCTGGGTTCAATACGGTAGAAATTTCGTTGCTCAGCAATTCTACCCTGACGCTGATGATTTTTCTTATGTTTATCGGAGCGTCTCCCGGCTCATGCGGAGGGGGTATCAAAACCACGACGCTGGCGGTACTGGGCAGGTTTACCTGGAGTCGGATGCGGCGGCAGATCCGTGTCAACATGTTTAAAAAAAGTATTCCTTCGGAAGTCGTAACCCGGAGCATATCGCTGGTTATCATATCGGTGTTTCTGATATCGGTGTTTTTGTTTCTGCTGCTGGTCACGCATCAGAGCCGTCTGCCTCATCAGGCCACCGCAGGGCAGTTTTTGACCTTTTTATTTGAAACCGTATCGGCCTTTGGTACAGTCGGGTTGACCATGGGGGCCACTGCACAGCTCAATACCTGGGGCAAGATATTTATCTTTTTCATGATGCTTATCGGTCGGGTTGGCGTCCTGACGTTTTCTTATATAATCGCCGGGTCTGAACCCAAAAATGGTGTGGAGTACGCGGAAGAAAGTATAATGATTGGATAG